The Deltaproteobacteria bacterium genome has a window encoding:
- a CDS encoding FAD-dependent oxidoreductase, with protein MAVVGRTHRPVVDRQRCQRCSVCERACPAEFLPDLRTDEDTIRGYVYTNTDLVSREVLPPCVGACPIGQQVRDYVQLLEAGKVKEALLVIRQDNPLPAVCGYVCHHPCEQACIGGSWDDPVSIRELKRYAVHYEMDHRDEILEMLNERKQPARGKKVVVVGAGPAGLACGFELVMHGYIVTIMDDLEQPGGMLRVGIPPFRLPRDVIDHDVGVIRSLGVQFINSVRIGKGIPLETLKSEGADAVILAVGAHKAVTLGIHGEGGEGYVDWLSFLQRTNTGQNVELRGKTLVIGGGNVAIDVARSALRVGAKVVEVLSLEKEEEMPADPLEVKKAKREGIKIRFQLVPIAVLKTNGRVKGLRCVPAHLGWDELGRRTPMLVEGEPFEVEGDFIISAIGQRSELSFLNAKSVSERGTIALGKDGQVKGYEGVFAAGDAVSGPSTVVEAMASGKIVAQQVMSYLEGGA; from the coding sequence ATGGCGGTTGTTGGAAGGACGCACAGGCCAGTCGTAGACAGACAGCGGTGTCAGCGGTGCAGTGTGTGTGAGAGGGCATGTCCTGCTGAGTTTTTGCCTGATCTCAGGACCGATGAGGATACCATACGGGGTTATGTCTACACGAATACTGATTTAGTGAGCAGGGAGGTCCTTCCTCCATGTGTTGGTGCATGTCCTATTGGTCAGCAGGTGCGAGATTATGTACAGTTGCTCGAGGCAGGGAAGGTGAAGGAGGCCCTGTTAGTGATACGTCAGGACAACCCGCTTCCGGCAGTTTGTGGTTATGTGTGTCATCACCCCTGTGAGCAGGCCTGTATTGGTGGCAGTTGGGACGATCCGGTATCTATAAGGGAATTAAAGCGGTATGCGGTGCATTATGAGATGGATCATCGTGACGAGATTTTGGAGATGCTTAACGAGCGCAAGCAACCTGCTCGGGGGAAGAAGGTGGTTGTTGTGGGGGCTGGTCCTGCGGGGCTTGCGTGTGGGTTTGAGCTAGTTATGCATGGGTATATAGTAACTATTATGGACGACCTTGAGCAACCTGGGGGCATGTTGAGAGTGGGTATTCCGCCTTTTCGTCTACCGAGGGATGTAATCGATCACGACGTTGGTGTTATAAGATCGCTAGGGGTTCAATTTATCAACTCGGTTCGTATTGGCAAGGGTATACCCTTAGAGACCTTGAAGAGTGAAGGTGCAGATGCTGTAATATTGGCCGTGGGAGCTCACAAAGCGGTCACACTCGGCATACATGGGGAAGGGGGTGAGGGGTATGTGGACTGGCTGAGTTTTTTGCAAAGGACAAACACGGGGCAAAACGTTGAACTACGGGGTAAAACCCTAGTGATTGGAGGAGGAAACGTAGCAATCGATGTGGCTCGCTCTGCATTGAGGGTCGGTGCAAAAGTGGTGGAGGTGCTATCTCTGGAAAAAGAAGAAGAGATGCCGGCTGATCCCCTGGAGGTAAAAAAAGCGAAGAGGGAAGGGATTAAAATCAGGTTTCAGTTGGTCCCGATTGCTGTGTTAAAGACAAACGGAAGAGTAAAAGGGCTTAGATGTGTCCCTGCTCACTTGGGGTGGGATGAGTTAGGGAGAAGGACGCCAATGCTTGTGGAAGGAGAGCCTTTTGAGGTAGAAGGTGATTTTATCATTTCTGCCATAGGACAGCGTTCGGAACTTTCATTTCTGAATGCAAAAAGCGTATCAGAGAGGGGGACAATTGCTCTTGGCAAAGATGGGCAGGTAAAAGGATATGAGGGGGTTTTTGCTGCAGGAGATGCGGTGAGCGGTCCCTCTACAGTGGTTGAGGCCATGGCATCTGGAAAAATTGTGGCACAGCAGGTAATGAGCTATCTTGAGGGGGGTGCGTAG